In a single window of the Raphanus sativus cultivar WK10039 chromosome 9, ASM80110v3, whole genome shotgun sequence genome:
- the LOC130499651 gene encoding uncharacterized protein LOC130499651 yields the protein MANTRIQAITLFIILALVCAFVPTFSVEEAEAKSLWDTCLLKISPKCALDIIGVVFENLTITDSCCHDLVEEGKMCNDKLIKYIADKPLLIANEKKYLKKSDDLWTHCVSISPTA from the coding sequence ATGGCTAACACTAGAATCCAAGCAATTACCCTGTTCATTATTTTAGCTTTGGTTTGCGCGTTTGTTCCTACTTTCTCTGTCGAAGAAGCTGAAGCAAAATCACTATGGGATACATGTCTTCTTAAAATCAGTCCCAAGTGTGCATTGGATATAATTGGTGTTGTCTTTGAAAATTTAACCATCACTGATTCATGTTGCCACGATCTTGTTGAGGAAGGAAAAATGTGTAACGATAAACTTATCAAATATATTGCGGACAAACCACTTCTAATTGCCAACGAAAAGAAGTATTTGAAGAAGAGTGATGATTTGTGGACTCATTGTGTCTCAATCTCCCCAACTGCTTAA